The following coding sequences are from one Silene latifolia isolate original U9 population unplaced genomic scaffold, ASM4854445v1 scaffold_96, whole genome shotgun sequence window:
- the LOC141640653 gene encoding uncharacterized protein LOC141640653, protein MKKPNLTDDERHRVVCMLFESCKNGKPEHGKINEVATIFNVTRKSIYSIWTAAKKQRMEHIPINVRSKIKGKKGKERVPCPIETIMGLDVSKRTTLKRLGKAIGHSTSTCHRWVKEGLIKSHTNSIHPALSQDNKFIRLHFVMGKLVFDRLLRCVMFKNMSHIIHIDDKWFYMTNPKCRYYIGSNEALPYRSCKSKRYITKIMFLAAVSRPTYKENGEVLFDGKLGIWPFTYQEPAKRKSKNRSAGTIVTKPIESITKKVTKEMLINLVIPSIKEKWPANASKEISIQQDNAKPHINGKDKDFIEEATSNGFNIKLSQQPPNSPDLNILDLGFFRSIQSLQDEFPAKTVEDLVKNVTEAYEAETFETLDNVWLSLQACMVEIMKRKGHNDYPLPHLAKAAQRRNGTLPRDLTVDEDLVKECIQFLITCGLIGDLDQLMLDLGIQVPF, encoded by the coding sequence ATGAAGAAACCAAATCTCACTGACGATGAGAGGCATAGAGTTGTCTGTATGTTGTTTGAGAGCTGCAAAAATGGAAAACCAGAGCATGGTAAGATCAATGAAGTAGCCACTATATTCAATGTCACAAGAAAAAGTATATACAGCATTTGGACAGCTGCAAAAAAGCAGCGTATGGAGCACATACCCATCAATGTAAGGAGTAAGATAAAAGGAAAGAAGGGGAAGGAAAGAGTACCTTGTCCAATTGAGACCATTATGGGTCTTGATGTGTCAAAGAGAACCACCTTAAAGAGGTTGGGAAAGGCAATAGGGCATTCAACTTCTACCTGCCATAGATGGGTTAAAGAAGGTTTAATCAAGTCTCACACAAACAGTATACACCCAGCATTAAGTCAAGACAATAAGTTTATCAGGCTGCATTTTGTAATGGGGAAATTGGTCTTTGATAGACTCTTAAGGTGTGTCATGTTCAAGAACATGAGTCATATTATCCACATAGATGACAAGTGGTTTTACATGACTAATCCCAAGTGCAGATATTACATAGGCAGCAATGAAGCACTTCCATATAGAAGTTGTAAGAGCAAGAGATACATAACCAAGATTATGTTCTTGGCTGCTGTTTCAAGGCCCACTTACAAGGAAAATGGTGAGGTTCTATTTGATGGGAAGCTTGGCATATGGCCATTTACTTATCAAGAACCAGCAAAGAGGAAAAGTAAGAACAGAAGTGCAGGTACTATAGTCACAAAACCCATTGAATCCATCACAAAGAAAGTTACCAAGGAAATGCTGATCAATTTAGTGATACCCTCCATTAAAGAAAAATGGCcagcaaatgcatcaaaagaaataaGCATTCAACAAGATAATGCAAAGCCACACATCAATGGGAAAGATAAAGATTTCATAGAGGAAGCCACTTCAAATGGTTTCAATATCAAGTTAAGTCAACAACCACCCAACTCCCCTGATTTAAATATCTTAGACTTAGGTTTCTTTAGGTCTATACAATCTTTGCAAGATGAGTTTCCAGCTAAAACAGTTGAAGATTTGGTCAAGAATGTCACTGAAGCATATGAAGCCGAGACATTTGAAACCTTAGACAATGTGTGGCTAAGCTTGCAAGCATGTATGGTGGAAATTATGAAAAGAAAAGGTCACAATGACTACCCACTCCCACACTTGGCCAAGGCTGCACAAAGAAGGAATGGGACACTACCTAGAGATTTAACAGTTGATGAAGACCTAGTGAAAGAATGCATTCAGTTTTTAATTACATGTGGATTAATAGGTGATCTAGATCAATTAATGTTGGATCTAGGCATTCAAGTTCCATTTTGA